From the genome of Halococcus salifodinae DSM 8989, one region includes:
- a CDS encoding helix-hairpin-helix domain-containing protein gives MNNEPDITDHSPDEELVNALSQWVAENDPLARAEFDRLRSMFVRTVGESVSHPLEGRTVHLREAEAEAFGSFACEYDVALAELDEAARYGDLHGYPLSDGGGWVPILVIADDSGGVVGAVRRIYESHQDLGDTSTSADLAHNRTVMTDGGTMPTESDSVADLNEDALVGLAADDEELAWRYKTALAPDSFKLHDECAEIDGDYFTKTLEVRDWPAKPCRGFFDDIVSFQMPKVDVTLTTHFSGENKRNANQELADSADSLKQRVKSLARNKWIPDYFVDTAVEEYADVKRTQNTISASEYSLYTAHTYIEVRAPDRDRLDTAIERIQARMQDVSAAAKELKYHPKEGYQTVAPACKNYLGGQTKMTGDGLARLMPWTASNLIEPGGIELGTNEDTGDPIILDLQNRETGFNVGVWGTIGSGKTTTLTRLLLRLKMKNPEMPLVIIDPKQEFAGFTWLFDGQTVKIGSNTGINPLQIEETPPEDLDEDGDEGPYRNAIRRAMDFVRSFYEYQSLPFEDVQDTWRDAIKEAYSRREITKDPSTHHRDSPTLKEDVFPILLEMLNDPEEFVLSGAEDVDTSVDGMEQRADKILHQHTGALQEGGEFEHLSEETSIDINNIDVLYLDLQNYENEVTAGLMMGPLLTSVLEQAKEIDEPMALAMDEFHYMLHNSSSLETLKQAYRHSRHSDLSMITATQSVEEFFTKNDEGERQLTDDASTLTNLMSVKIWHYLEEMNDEWADEFDLTDAEQRHVEDAATGEPTAQALLTLQKGGSYRLAVDYTDKLTPREFAVNQYDPTEAEDGTDPLAYLHNYTDRDDKDVTEWTWLGQDDAGHGSRTDQSHTGTELADGTTVTTDVADVDVTPTEANTDADAATDSPEQARGETPADEADGDESATAESEIGSDGPADEESAGFASRLKDSVSEAVGRNDQDKSEAVEDPELTDIHGTITVRMAGNLRAAGYGSVEDFFEADNAALAEVEGLDVTKAAFLRRQAAEPLGRSKSIVESPEATDKRENAEIDGQQPEEAQSSDSPDADESADTAGQVSADESGQPALTDIQEIGDDRADMLREAGFETVEDVATANESTLTDVKGIGGARAATIVESASSLVDEQAEGAVAGTAGGDD, from the coding sequence ATGAACAACGAACCCGATATCACCGACCACAGCCCCGACGAAGAGCTAGTCAACGCCCTCAGTCAGTGGGTTGCTGAGAACGACCCGCTAGCACGTGCGGAGTTCGACCGTCTCCGCAGCATGTTCGTTCGGACTGTCGGCGAGTCAGTGTCTCATCCATTGGAAGGTCGCACTGTTCACTTACGCGAGGCCGAGGCCGAAGCGTTCGGCTCGTTCGCCTGTGAGTATGATGTCGCGCTGGCCGAACTCGATGAGGCTGCACGTTATGGCGACCTCCACGGCTACCCGCTCAGTGATGGGGGTGGGTGGGTTCCGATTCTCGTCATCGCTGACGATAGCGGTGGCGTCGTCGGGGCCGTCCGTCGGATTTACGAGAGCCATCAGGATCTCGGAGACACCAGCACCTCGGCTGATCTCGCCCACAACAGGACCGTGATGACCGACGGTGGAACAATGCCCACAGAAAGCGACTCAGTGGCCGACTTGAATGAAGACGCACTCGTAGGTCTCGCGGCTGACGACGAAGAACTCGCGTGGCGGTACAAGACAGCGCTCGCCCCGGACTCGTTCAAACTCCACGACGAGTGTGCCGAGATCGACGGCGACTACTTCACGAAGACGCTGGAAGTGCGCGATTGGCCCGCAAAACCGTGCCGCGGGTTTTTTGATGACATCGTTTCGTTCCAGATGCCGAAGGTCGATGTCACGCTCACGACGCACTTCTCGGGCGAGAACAAGCGGAACGCCAACCAAGAGCTTGCCGACTCGGCTGACTCGCTCAAACAGCGGGTGAAGAGTCTGGCACGCAACAAGTGGATCCCTGATTACTTCGTGGATACTGCGGTCGAGGAATATGCTGATGTGAAGCGCACGCAGAACACGATCTCTGCATCCGAATACTCGCTATACACAGCGCACACCTACATCGAGGTCCGCGCGCCCGACCGCGACAGACTCGATACGGCAATCGAGCGGATTCAGGCGCGGATGCAGGACGTGTCGGCAGCTGCGAAGGAACTGAAATACCACCCGAAGGAAGGCTATCAGACGGTTGCGCCCGCGTGCAAGAACTACCTCGGCGGGCAGACGAAAATGACCGGCGACGGGCTTGCCCGCCTCATGCCGTGGACGGCCAGCAATCTCATCGAACCCGGCGGTATCGAACTCGGGACGAACGAGGATACGGGCGACCCGATCATCCTCGATCTCCAGAACCGTGAGACGGGATTCAATGTCGGGGTCTGGGGCACGATCGGGAGTGGAAAGACGACGACGTTGACGCGGCTGCTCCTGCGGCTGAAGATGAAAAATCCTGAGATGCCGCTGGTCATCATCGACCCGAAACAGGAATTTGCCGGGTTTACGTGGCTGTTCGACGGCCAGACGGTGAAAATCGGATCGAATACCGGCATCAACCCACTCCAAATCGAGGAAACTCCCCCGGAGGATTTGGATGAAGACGGCGATGAAGGACCGTATCGGAATGCGATTCGTCGGGCAATGGACTTCGTGCGGAGCTTCTACGAGTACCAGAGCCTCCCCTTCGAGGACGTACAGGATACGTGGCGGGACGCAATCAAGGAAGCTTACAGCCGCCGTGAAATCACCAAGGACCCGAGCACACACCATCGGGACAGTCCGACCCTCAAAGAGGACGTGTTCCCGATTCTTCTGGAGATGTTAAATGACCCTGAAGAATTCGTCCTCAGCGGAGCCGAAGACGTGGACACCTCGGTAGACGGGATGGAACAGAGAGCGGACAAAATTCTCCATCAACACACGGGGGCGCTTCAGGAGGGTGGGGAGTTCGAACATCTCTCGGAAGAGACCAGCATCGACATCAACAACATCGACGTGCTGTATCTGGACCTCCAAAATTACGAGAACGAGGTGACGGCCGGGTTGATGATGGGGCCACTACTCACGTCGGTTCTGGAGCAAGCCAAGGAGATTGACGAGCCGATGGCATTGGCGATGGATGAATTTCACTATATGCTCCATAACAGTTCGTCGTTGGAAACGCTGAAACAGGCGTATCGGCACTCACGGCACTCCGATCTCTCGATGATAACGGCCACTCAGTCGGTCGAGGAGTTCTTCACGAAGAACGACGAGGGCGAGCGACAGTTGACCGACGACGCGAGCACGCTGACGAATCTCATGTCGGTGAAAATCTGGCACTACCTCGAAGAGATGAATGACGAGTGGGCGGATGAATTTGACTTGACGGATGCAGAACAGCGCCATGTCGAGGACGCGGCCACGGGTGAACCGACCGCCCAAGCGCTGCTGACGTTGCAGAAAGGTGGGAGCTACCGGCTTGCGGTGGATTACACGGACAAATTGACGCCGCGTGAATTTGCGGTGAACCAGTACGATCCGACCGAGGCCGAGGACGGGACGGACCCACTCGCATATCTCCACAACTATACGGACCGAGACGACAAAGACGTGACCGAGTGGACATGGCTCGGGCAGGACGACGCCGGACACGGGTCACGAACCGACCAGTCCCACACCGGAACCGAGCTCGCAGATGGGACGACGGTCACGACCGATGTAGCGGATGTGGACGTGACCCCGACCGAGGCAAACACGGACGCCGACGCGGCCACGGACAGCCCCGAACAGGCTCGGGGTGAAACGCCCGCCGACGAAGCAGACGGTGATGAATCGGCCACAGCCGAGAGCGAGATCGGGAGTGATGGGCCGGCCGACGAAGAATCGGCTGGGTTCGCCAGCCGACTGAAAGACTCGGTGAGTGAAGCAGTCGGTCGCAACGACCAGGACAAGAGCGAAGCGGTCGAGGACCCGGAATTGACCGACATTCACGGTACCATTACCGTCCGAATGGCGGGCAACCTTCGAGCAGCAGGCTACGGGAGCGTCGAGGATTTCTTCGAGGCCGACAACGCAGCGCTCGCAGAGGTCGAGGGCCTTGACGTGACCAAAGCCGCGTTCCTCCGCCGACAGGCGGCCGAACCGCTTGGTCGATCCAAATCGATCGTTGAATCGCCAGAAGCAACGGACAAGCGCGAAAACGCCGAGATCGACGGACAGCAGCCCGAGGAAGCGCAGTCTTCGGATAGTCCTGACGCTGATGAGAGTGCCGATACAGCCGGGCAAGTATCCGCCGACGAGTCCGGCCAGCCGGCGCTCACGGACATTCAGGAGATCGGTGACGACCGTGCCGACATGCTCCGTGAAGCGGGCTTCGAGACAGTCGAGGACGTGGCAACCGCCAACGAGAGCACCCTGACCGATGTCAAGGGGATCGGCGGTGCCCGTGCCGCGACAATCGTCGAGAGCGCGAGCAGTCTCGTCGACGAGCAGGCGGAGGGTGCGGTGGCCGGCACGGCAGGAGGTGATGATTGA